One genomic segment of Coffea arabica cultivar ET-39 chromosome 6e, Coffea Arabica ET-39 HiFi, whole genome shotgun sequence includes these proteins:
- the LOC113694867 gene encoding blue copper protein: MAGKFNIILLVVAVLAAALQCSVAQRTHVVGDSLGWTFPPGGAVAYTTWAASQTFTVGDVLVFNFTTGSHDVAQVSRTSFDGCNTASPISLVRNGPANVTLNTTGEHYYICTFSGHCNAGMKLAINVSAAPSTSPPPQSPVPAPSPSSTNPKTYVVGDSLGWTVPPAGSIAYRTWAAGKTFMVGDILVFNFTTGAHDVAVVTSKAAYDSCNTSATGPTMKTGPARITLTPGQHFYICTIPPHCSLGQKLAINVTGTAATPSPTPSGPASAPAPSSTSATPPSSSSTPPPSGSPNTSPSGSTTPSPSGSPGGVSAPPPPNSAPSFAVAALPFTFLSIALAFLY, encoded by the exons ATGGCAGGCAAGTTTAATATCATACTGCTCGTTGTTGCAGTTCTAGCTGCTGCATTACAGTGCTCAGTAGCACAAAGAACACATGTAGTCGGTGATTCATTGGGTTGGACATTCCCACCTGGCGGCGCCGTCGCCTACACCACCTGGGCTGCCAGCCAGACTTTCACCGTCGGAGATGTTCTCG TGTTCAACTTCACAACGGGATCACATGATGTAGCCCAGGTGAGTAGGACATCTTTTGATGGATGCAACACCGCCAGTCCCATCTCCCTCGTCAGAAACGGCCCAGCAAACGTCACCTTAAACACTACCGGGGAACACTACTACATTTGCACCTTCTCAGGCCACTGTAACGCGGGAATGAAGCTGGCTATCAATGTTTCTGCCGCTCCTTCCACCTCTCCACCACCTCAATCCCCTGTTCCTGCACCCTCCCCCAGCTCTACAAACCCAAAAACTTACGTCGTTGGAGATAGCTTGGGCTGGACTGTCCCTCCTGCTGGCTCCATTGCCTACCGAACTTGGGCAGCCGGCAAGACTTTCATGGTTGGCGACATTCTAG TGTTCAACTTTACAACTGGAGCTCATGATGTTGCTGTGGTGACATCAAAGGCAGCCTATGATTCCTGCAACACCTCTGCCACCGGACCCACAATGAAAACCGGTCCAGCCAGAATTACCCTGACCCCAGGTCAACATTTCTACATATGCACCATCCCTCCTCACTGCTCACTCGGCCAAAAGCTAGCCATCAACGTCACCGGAACTGCTGCCACTCCATCGCCAACTCCATCCGGCCCTGCCTCTGCTCCTGCTCCTTCATCGACCAGCGCAACTCCTCCTTCCAGCTCTTCCACCCCACCACCCTCTGGCTCTCCTAACACGTCACCTTCTGGCTCTACCACTCCATCTCCGTCTGGTTCTCCAGGTGGTGTCTCAGCTCCTCCTCCACCAAACTCTGCTCCATCTTTTGCAGTAGCAGCGTTGCCATTCACTTTCTTGTCGATTGCCTTGGCTTTCTTGTATTAG